Proteins from a genomic interval of Diaphorobacter sp. HDW4A:
- a CDS encoding ankyrin repeat domain-containing protein: protein MASFAQTPARQAVHAVTDEAHQQTAAATTELAHRKAVHGKALGEQLLKFARVGDELAVRKLLAKDAPVNARDVDGNTPLLLATAGNHIEVARSLILHGADVNIQNAQQDSAYLLAGARGHLEILRMTLSRGADLKSTNRYGGTALIPACERGHVATAKALIDAGVDVNHVNRLGWTCLMEAVVLGNGGEAHQQIVRDVIAAGADVNLADKDGITPLAHARQRNQGAVTALLTAAGAR from the coding sequence ATGGCGTCATTCGCACAGACGCCGGCCAGACAAGCGGTGCACGCCGTCACCGATGAGGCCCATCAGCAGACTGCTGCGGCAACTACCGAGTTGGCTCACAGAAAGGCCGTGCACGGCAAGGCGCTTGGCGAACAATTGCTCAAGTTCGCGCGCGTGGGCGATGAGCTTGCAGTGCGCAAGCTGCTCGCGAAGGATGCTCCCGTGAATGCACGGGACGTCGATGGCAATACGCCGCTGCTGTTGGCGACGGCTGGCAACCACATTGAAGTGGCGCGTTCACTGATCCTGCATGGTGCGGATGTGAACATCCAGAACGCGCAGCAGGACAGTGCCTATCTGCTGGCTGGTGCGCGCGGGCATCTCGAGATTCTGCGCATGACACTGTCGCGCGGCGCCGATCTGAAAAGCACGAACAGATATGGCGGCACAGCGCTGATTCCCGCCTGCGAGCGCGGCCATGTTGCCACGGCCAAGGCACTGATCGATGCCGGCGTTGACGTGAACCATGTGAACCGTCTCGGCTGGACTTGCCTGATGGAGGCCGTCGTGCTTGGCAACGGTGGCGAGGCGCATCAGCAGATCGTGCGCGACGTGATCGCCGCCGGGGCCGACGTGAATCTGGCAGACAAGGACGGCATCACGCCGCTCGCCCATGCGCGCCAGCGCAATCAAGGGGCCGTGACTGCGCTGCTGACGGCTGCGGGCGCGCGCTGA
- a CDS encoding serine/threonine protein kinase — MHTDDSSASPAQHPYSPLTPDLVLDALAELGMYGDGRLMALGSYENRVYQVSLEDGARVVTKFYRPERWSDPQILEEHAFALELAAAEVPMVAPLVLNGKTLHHHAGFAFSVSPWRGGRTPELDDFETLEWIGRFLARIHTVGSQRPFTLRPTLDVQAFGIDSREWLLSHHGIPLDQESGWHKACDEALAIITEKMNAHRFTPLRLHGDCHPGNVLWTPVDDNGHGGPHFVDLDDARMGPAVQDLWMLLSGERAQRGMQLSTLLEGYEQFRDFDRRELSLIEPLRTLRLIHYSAWLARRFSDPIFPINFPWFGSSDYWRGQIDMLIEQIEAMQEEPLMV; from the coding sequence ATGCACACCGATGACTCCAGCGCCAGCCCCGCACAGCACCCGTATTCCCCGCTCACGCCCGATCTGGTGCTCGACGCGCTCGCCGAGCTCGGCATGTATGGCGATGGTCGACTGATGGCGCTGGGCTCGTATGAGAACCGTGTCTATCAGGTCTCGCTCGAAGACGGCGCGCGCGTGGTCACCAAGTTCTACCGGCCCGAGCGCTGGAGCGATCCGCAGATCCTCGAAGAACACGCCTTCGCCCTTGAACTCGCGGCCGCCGAAGTGCCTATGGTAGCGCCGCTGGTGCTCAACGGCAAAACGCTGCACCACCACGCGGGCTTCGCGTTTTCGGTGAGTCCGTGGCGCGGCGGGCGCACGCCCGAGCTTGATGATTTTGAGACGCTGGAATGGATAGGCCGCTTTCTCGCGCGCATCCACACGGTGGGCAGCCAACGGCCTTTCACGCTGCGCCCGACGCTTGATGTGCAGGCCTTCGGCATCGACAGCCGCGAATGGCTGCTGTCGCACCATGGCATTCCGCTCGATCAGGAAAGCGGCTGGCACAAGGCCTGCGACGAGGCACTCGCGATCATCACCGAGAAGATGAACGCGCACCGCTTCACCCCGCTGCGCCTGCATGGCGACTGCCACCCCGGCAACGTGCTGTGGACGCCGGTGGACGACAACGGCCACGGCGGTCCGCATTTCGTTGATCTGGATGACGCGCGCATGGGACCTGCCGTGCAGGACCTGTGGATGCTGCTCTCGGGCGAGCGCGCACAGCGCGGCATGCAGCTGTCCACGCTGCTGGAAGGCTACGAGCAGTTCCGCGATTTCGACCGCCGCGAGCTCTCGCTGATCGAGCCGCTGCGCACGCTGCGCCTAATCCACTACAGCGCGTGGCTTGCCCGGCGCTTCAGCGACCCGATCTTTCCGATCAACTTCCCTTGGTTCGGATCAAGTGACTACTGGCGCGGCCAGATCGACATGCTCATCGAGCAGATCGAGGCCATGCAGGAAGAACCGTTGATGGTGTGA